One genomic region from Salvia hispanica cultivar TCC Black 2014 chromosome 2, UniMelb_Shisp_WGS_1.0, whole genome shotgun sequence encodes:
- the LOC125204127 gene encoding selenoprotein K-like, translating into MAYVERGVIKDKRSIWRLKTITDFFWAIINMIGVFFATMFSMEKSEAYRKGSGASKKWDGGGPGGPGSGPYGGGPRGPPRGLDNVRGIDHSAAPACGSCCGG; encoded by the exons ATGGCATACGTCGAGAGAG GTGTTATCAAAGATAAGAGATCAATATGGCGACTGAAAACAATCACAGACTTCTTCTGGGCCATTATCAACATGATTGGGGTCTTTTTTGCCACGATGTTTTCG ATGGAGAAGTCTGAAGCCTACCGGAAAGGGTCCGGTGCCAGCAAGAAATGGGACGGTGGTGGTCCAGGAGGTCCGGGAAGTGGCCCATACGGTGGTGGTCCACGTGGGCCACCTCGTGGATTAGATAACGTTAGAGGAATAGATCACA GTGCAGCTCCTGCCTGTGGCTCTTGCTGTGGAGGTTAA
- the LOC125205551 gene encoding flavonol synthase/flavanone 3-hydroxylase-like, producing the protein MEVERVQAIASLSKLSNTIPSQFIRSESEQPAASTLHGAVLEVPVIDLGGASDDEKTTRLISEASSQWGIFQVVNHGISDEIIAKLQRVGREFFELPREEKELVAKTAESGIEGYGTSLQKEIEGKKGWVDHLFHKIWPPSAVNYKFWPKTPSYREANEEYAEKLLEVSNKLTRWLSLGLGLEEGELKAAMGGEDTIYLMKINYYPPCPRPDLALGVVAHTDMSTITILVPNEVQGLQVFRDDHWYDVKYIPNALIIHIGDQIEILSNGKYKAVYHRTTVNKERTRMSWPVFVEPPPEFELGPISKLVNQQNQAKYKTKKYKDYVYCKLNKIPQ; encoded by the exons ATGGAAGTGGAGAGAGTGCAAGCCATTGCTTCACTATCCAAGCTATCAAACACCATCCCTTCCCAATTCATCCGGTCCGAAAGCGAGCAGCCGGCGGCCTCCACCCTCCACGGGGCGGTCCTGGAGGTCCCGGTGATCGACCTCGGGGGTGCCTCGGACGACGAGAAGACGACGAGGCTGATAAGCGAAGCAAGCAGCCAGTGGGGGATTTTCCAAGTGGTGAACCACGGAATATCTGACGAAATCATCGCGAAACTGCAACGAGTTGGGAGGGAGTTTTTCGAGCTTCCGAGGGAGGAGAAAGAATTGGTTGCGAAAACCGCAGAATCTGGAATCGAAGGGTATGGAACAAGCTTGCAGAAggagattgaagggaagaaaGGTTGGGTTGATCATTTGTTCCACAAAATATGGCCACCTTCAGCTGTCAACTACAAATTCTGGCCTAAAACCCCTTCTTATAG AGAAGCAAATGAGGAGTACGCGGAGAAGCTTCTAGAGGTTTCGAACAAACTGACGAGATGGTTGTCGCTAGGGTTAGGGCTGGAGGAGGGGGAACTGAAGGCGGCTATGGGCGGCGAAGACACCATTTATCTGATGAAGATAAACTACTATCCACCATGTCCCCGCCCCGACCTCGCCCTCGGGGTGGTGGCCCACACCGACATGTCCACAATCACCATCCTCGTACCTAATGAAGTTCAAGGCCTCCAAGTGTTCAGGGATGACCATTGGTATGATGTCAAGTACATACCTAATGCCCTCATCATCCACATTGGAGACCAAATTGAG ATACTTAGCAATGGGAAATATAAGGCTGTGTATCATAGGACCACAGTGAACAAGGAGAGGACAAGGATGTCTTGGCCTGTGTTTGTGGAGCCTCCTCCTGAGTTTGAATTAGGCCCAATTTCAAAGCTTGtgaatcaacaaaatcaagcaaaataCAAGACTAAGAAGTATAAAGATTATGTTTATTGCAAGCTTAACAAGATTCCTCAGTGA